A single window of Salvia splendens isolate huo1 chromosome 8, SspV2, whole genome shotgun sequence DNA harbors:
- the LOC121743353 gene encoding tobamovirus multiplication protein 1-like — translation MTRMLMSSPSIDAVANWWDEINESVVWQDGIFYSLCAAYALVSSVALIQLIRIELRVPEYGWTTQKVFHLMNFIVNGVRAIAFGFHKNVFLLHPKALSLVLLESPGLLFFSTYTLLVLFWAEIYHQARSLPTDKLRICYFAINSGVYVVQACIWVYLWIDDNSTAEFIGKIFVAVVSFAAALGFLLYGGRLFIMLRRFPIESKGRRKKLYEVGSVTAICFTCFLIRCFVVMLSAFDSDASLDVLDHPVLNLIYYTLVEILPSALVMYILRKLPPKRVPSAQYHPIR, via the exons ATGACCAGAATGCTAATGAGCTCTCCGTCCATCGACGCCGTGGCCAACTGGTGGGATGAAATCAACGAGTCCGTCGTATGGCAAGACGgaatattttactctctctgcGCTGCCTATGCCCTTGTTTCCTCCGTTGCACTT ATTCAATTGATAAGAATTGAACTTAGGGTGCCCGAATATGGTTGGACCACGCAAAAAGTGTTCCACCTCATGAACTTCATAGTAAATGGAG TGCGTGCTATCGCATTTGGATTTCATAAGAATGTCTTTCTTCTACATCCTAAG GCTCTCTCTTTGGTTTTGCTGGAGTCTCCTGGCTTGCTCTTCTTCTCCACATATACTCTTCTAGTTCTTTTTTGGGCAGAGATATATCATCAG GCCAGAAGTCTGCCAACAGATAAACTAAGAATATGTTACTTCGCCATCAACAGCGGAGTATATGTTGTGCAG GCTTGTATCTGGGTGTACCTTTGGATAGATGACAACAGCACTGCAGAATTCATTGGAAAGATATTTGTTGCAG TGGTGTCATTTGCAGCTGCATTAGGATTTTTGCTGTATGGAGGAAG GCTGTTCATCATGCTAAGACGCTTCCCTATTGAATCTAAAGGGAGGAGAAAGAAACTTTATGAG GTTGGATCTGTAACTGCTATATGCTTCACTTGTTTCCTTATAAGGTGCTTCGTG GTTATGCTCTCAGCCTTTGATTCAGACGCATCACTTGATGTATTGGACCATCCAGTTTTGAATTTAATCTACTACACG CTGGTTGAGATTCTTCCTTCAGCTCTTGTTATGTACATCTTGCGCAAGCTACCTCCAAAAAGAGTACCATCAGCACAGTATCACCCTATACGGTAG
- the LOC121743514 gene encoding derlin-2.2-like — MAQAVEEWYKQMPIITRSYLTAAIVTTIGCSLDIISPYDLYLNPKLVVKQYQIWRVITNFLYFRKMDLDFLFHMFFLARYCKLLEENSFRGRTADFFYMLLFGATVLTGTVLLGGMIPYVSASFAKIIFLSNSLTFMMVYVWSKQNPFIHMSFLGLFTFTAAYLPWVLLGFSVLVGASAWVDLLGMIAGHAYYFLEDVYPRMTGRRPLRTPAIIRSLFADEPVVAVRPAAVRFAAPAMEEAPPR; from the exons ATGGCGCAAGCAGTGGAAGAGTGGTACAAGCAGATGCCTATCATTACGCGTTCGTACCTCACAGCTGCCATCGTCACCACCATCGGTTGCTCTCTCGAT ATAATATCACCATATGATCTTTATTTGAACCCGAAGCTTGTGGTGAAGCAATACCAAATCTGGCGCGTCATTACCAATTTTCTGTATTTCCGCAAGATGG ATCTGGACTTCTTGTTTCACATGTTCTTTCTAGCTCGATACTGCAAGCTTCTTGAAGAGAACTCCTTTCGGGGGAGGACTGCTGATTTCTTCTACATGTTGTTGTTTGGTGCAACTGTTTTAACTGGGACAGTACTCCTTGGAGGAATGATCCCTTATGTCTCAGCATCATTTGCTAAGATAATATTCCTTAGCAATTCCTTAACCTTTATGATG GTATACGTGTGGAGCAAGCAGAACCCATTCATTCATATGAGCTTTCTGGGCCTTTTTACTTTCACAGCTGCCTATCTGCCATGG GTGCTTCTTGGATTTTCTGTCCTTGTTGGTGCAAGTGCTTGGGTGGATCTTCTG GGAATGATAGCAGGCCATGCTTACTACTTCCTTGAAGATGTATATCCAAGAATGACAGGCCGCCGACCCCTGAGAACTCCTGCAATTATACGTTCATTATTTGCTGATGAACCTGTGGTGGCGGTCAGGCCTGCCGCTGTGAGATTTGCTGCTCCAGCAATGGAAGAAGCTCCACCTCGATGA